The following is a genomic window from Rhodoferax sp. PAMC 29310.
TCAGGCAGCGACTGCGGCCAGGGCTTTCACCTTGGTCGACAGACGGCTCTTGTCGCGAGCAGCCTTGTTCTTGTGGAAGATGCCTTTGTCAGCCACGGTGTCAACCACGGCTTGCATCTTGGCAAACAACTCGGTCGCTTTGACCTTGTCGCCAGCCAAAACAGCTTTCTCTACGTTCTTG
Proteins encoded in this region:
- the rpsT gene encoding 30S ribosomal protein S20, with amino-acid sequence MASGKPKKKNPRLASGRKRVRQDIKINAANTSMRSKYRTAVKNVEKAVLAGDKVKATELFAKMQAVVDTVADKGIFHKNKAARDKSRLSTKVKALAAVAA